A genomic segment from Geitlerinema sp. PCC 7407 encodes:
- the urtE gene encoding urea ABC transporter ATP-binding subunit UrtE, which yields MLQVSDLNVYYGESHILRNVDLSVLPGQMVCLIGRNGVGKTTLLKTVMGLLSPRSGKIVLDGQSIVRRSPDQRARLGIGYVPQGREIIPRLTVLENLLLGLEARPRGRQQNTVPEEIFELFPVLKTMLERMGGDLSGGQQQQLAIARAMMGRPRLLVLDEPTEGIQPSIILEIEAAVRRIIQTTGISVLLVEQHLHFVRQADWYYAMQKGGIVAAGPTGELSSEVVQRFLAV from the coding sequence ATGCTGCAAGTTTCGGATCTCAATGTCTACTACGGCGAGAGCCACATCTTGCGCAATGTTGATCTGAGCGTGCTGCCGGGGCAAATGGTCTGCTTGATTGGCCGCAATGGGGTCGGCAAAACTACCCTGCTCAAAACGGTCATGGGCCTCCTGAGCCCCCGCAGCGGCAAGATTGTCCTGGATGGTCAGTCCATTGTGCGGCGATCGCCCGATCAGCGAGCGCGTTTGGGCATTGGCTACGTCCCCCAGGGCCGCGAAATCATTCCTCGCCTGACCGTGCTGGAGAATCTGCTGCTGGGCCTGGAGGCGCGCCCCCGAGGCCGCCAGCAAAACACCGTCCCTGAGGAAATTTTTGAGCTGTTCCCGGTGCTCAAGACGATGCTGGAGCGCATGGGCGGCGACTTGAGCGGGGGACAGCAGCAGCAGCTGGCGATCGCCCGAGCCATGATGGGGCGGCCTCGCCTGCTGGTGTTGGACGAGCCCACCGAAGGCATCCAGCCCTCGATTATCTTGGAGATCGAGGCGGCGGTACGGCGAATCATCCAGACCACAGGAATCTCGGTGTTGCTGGTGGAGCAGCATCTGCACTTCGTGCGCCAGGCTGACTGGTACTACGCTATGCAAAAGGGCGGCATTGTCGCCGCAGGCCCGACAGGAGAACTGAGCTCTGAGGTCGTGCAGCGTTTCTTGGCCGTCTAG
- the urtD gene encoding urea ABC transporter ATP-binding protein UrtD, translating into MDGKILEIENLSVVFDGFRALNHLNFSMDAGELRVIIGPNGAGKTTFLDVITGKVKPTEGRVLFQGRNLRSLSEHRIACLGIGRKFQTPRIYLNLTPRENLDLSCNQDKGVWGTLWRRSPQAERQSVAELLEIIGLSAKANLPAGLLSHGEKQWLEIGMLLAQSPKLLLVDEPVAGLTDEETELTGSLLISLAEKHSIIVIEHDMEFVRQIARKVTVLHEGSVLCEGSIDEVQNDPQVVEVYLGKAEAHQEAA; encoded by the coding sequence ATGGATGGCAAAATTCTTGAAATTGAAAATCTCAGCGTTGTTTTTGACGGGTTTCGAGCCCTCAATCACCTGAATTTCTCCATGGATGCCGGAGAATTGCGAGTGATCATTGGTCCCAATGGTGCCGGGAAAACGACGTTTCTGGACGTGATCACTGGCAAAGTCAAGCCCACAGAAGGGCGAGTGCTGTTTCAGGGGCGCAATCTGCGATCGCTCTCAGAGCACCGCATTGCGTGTCTGGGCATCGGCCGCAAGTTCCAGACGCCCCGGATTTACCTCAACCTCACCCCGCGCGAGAACCTCGATCTGTCCTGCAACCAGGACAAGGGCGTCTGGGGGACTCTCTGGCGGCGATCGCCCCAGGCCGAGCGCCAGAGCGTGGCCGAGCTGCTGGAGATCATTGGTCTTTCTGCCAAGGCAAATCTGCCGGCGGGGCTGCTGTCCCACGGCGAAAAGCAGTGGCTCGAAATTGGCATGCTGCTGGCCCAGTCCCCGAAGCTGCTGCTGGTGGATGAGCCGGTGGCGGGCCTGACCGATGAAGAGACTGAGCTGACCGGCAGCCTGCTCATTTCCTTGGCAGAAAAACACTCCATCATCGTGATCGAGCACGACATGGAGTTTGTCCGCCAGATCGCCCGCAAGGTGACGGTGCTCCACGAGGGCAGCGTTCTGTGTGAGGGCAGCATTGACGAGGTGCAAAACGATCCCCAGGTGGTCGAGGTTTACCTGGGCAAAGCCGAAGCCCATCAGGAGGCCGCATGA